The Azospirillum thiophilum genomic interval CGGCTGGTCGTCCCACAGGGGCATGATCACGCGCGCCGCTACGCCCGCCCTCTGCAGCGCTTCCAACGCACTGAGGATCTGCGCCAGAACGGCTTGGCGCTTTTGCCGCACCAGACTGTGCCTGCCTGTTTGTTCGATCGTTGAAGCGGCCATGGCTGACCTCCCGCTCCAGATCCAGGAGGATGCCTGCATGATCTGGGTGCTACCTCGGGTTCAACAGCCGCACGGCGGTTGAGGTTTCGCGCAGCCGGGTCTGCCGCTTGCCTGCGAGCCCTTTAGGACCAAGGATGGCGGTTCCCATCACTTGGTCGGTCTCGAAACGGAAAGGCACTGGCTCCGCCATCGACACCAGTTAATGCTTTCGAGTCTGCTTGCGATTGATGGAGAACTTCTGCTCCATCCGCGATGATTGGGAATAGAACCGAATTTGACGCAACCCATGGATGAATCGAATGGTGACAATGCCAAAATCAGTCGGCAATATGGCTCTCTCTCGCGTTTGATGCTGCCCGACGGATCGACGATTTTGCTAATGAATTTTGATCAATTCTTCGCCGCTCTCAACGTCCTGCTAGAAGAAATCGAGCCGCAGGAGACGCGATCAATCATCCGCCTGTATCTCGGCCTTCCTGAAAAAGGTGCCGTAAGAACCATGGCGGCGGTGGCGCGAATGCTTGAGGTCAAGCCAGGTAGGGTAAAAAGTTCGCTAAGTGAAGGTCGCAGGAAGTTACGCCATAAGATCAAGTTTCGAAAAACGACCGAAGCGGGATTGATTGCAGAAATGCGTAGTGAAATCACGGTGGATCGTGATCTCGCGAAGGCTCTGTTCGACTGGCTGTACAAAGGAAAGCCGGCATCGAATCCGGCTATGCAGGTCCGCTTCGTCCTGCAGATCATGTCCGAAAAGTCCGTCGGCAAAAATTCCTTCTCCACACTTGCCTCCAGCGTTTCAGCCGAAATCCGGACCGGCTCCACTCACCTCTCTCCACGAACGCCCGAGCAATTCGTTGAGCGATTACTGTCCCAGGCATGGTTTCCCGATAGTGATCACCCTCCAACGGTTCCTCCCGCTGGCGAGAAGCCCGCTCGGGACATTCCAAGGCTCGACCATAAACACTCCTTCCGATGCCTGCGTCTTCCTCGTGAGTCGCTGAACAGGCGCGCGTTGGGCGTCGGCATATCGGGGAGCAAAGTCGGGCGGTTTCGCAGTAAGCGCGACGGATACAACCTCGTTCCACATGAATCCAAGGCTGAGCGAGCGTACATCGAGCAAATCGACTCCGCCTCGACGGTGGACTGGTACCGTGTCCAGCCCTTGGCCATCTCCTACCGCGCGCTCGGGAGCGAGCGTGTCTATTATCCGGATCTGATGCTGCGGATGAACGACGGTAGGGTGCTGGTCGTTGAGGTGAAGTCGGCTCTTGAAATATGCACCATCGATACGCTGAGAAAGGCGGTTGCCGGCAGGCGCTATTGCAAGGCGAATGGATGGGGATATTTGCTGGCCGACGAAGCCGGATTGGGCGTCGGACAACTCATGAAATATCCCGTGCCGCCTGTGGAGAGGCTTGCGGACTTCATCCCCGCGGTCGATGAAACAGGAATCAAACGTCAGGACTTCATGTCCCGCTTTCCAGCCGTCGGCAGGCTTCGCGGCCAGGAGTTGATCGCTCTGCTGCTCCAGAACGACCTTGTGCTCCAACGTGAGCCCTCCTGGCTTATTCGACGCGTACCGGCAGAGTTCGGGTGGAAATCCCTTCTGCCACAGGAGGCGAGCGCACCAGCGTCTCCGGTTAAGAGCACCTGACAAAACGGCGTTTGGGCTGTTGAGAGGGGGATGGCTGCACCTCTCGTCTCCGACGCCCTTTTGGGCCGTGATTGAACCGTTACTCCCACCGGAGCCGCCAAACTGAAGGGGGGCGGTCTCGGCTGGACAACCAAGTGACCCTGACCGACATCCTGTTCGTGTTGCGCTCCGGCATTCCGTGGGAACTGTTGGGCATTGAGATGGGATGTGGTTCGGGCATGACCTGTTGGCGCCGGCTGCACGAATGGCACGAAGCCGGCGTCTGGGAGCGGCTGCATCGCGTGCTGCTCGACCGGTTCGGCTATGCCAACGCCATCAACTGGGATCGCGCGGCGATGGACAGCGTCAGCGTTCCAGCAAAAGGGGGCGAGGAGACCGGGCTGAACCCGACGGACAGCGGCAGGCCGGGTTCCAAGCGGCACATCCTCGTCGATGCCAACGGCATCCCCCTCGCCCTGAAAATCTCGCCGGCCAACCGGCATGACAGCCAATTCCTGGAGGCGCTGGTCGATGCCGTGCCTGCGATCCGCCAATGCGTGGGCCGGCCAAACTGAACGCCGACAAGGGCTACGGCTTCGCCCACTGCCGGCGGGTACTGTGCCGGGGAGCGATCATCCTGCGCATCGCCCGGCGTGGCATCGAAAGCAGGGAGCGCCTCGGCCGACACCAATAAGTGGTCCAGCGGACGCTCGCCTGGTTCGCGCGCTTCCGTCGCATCGCCGTCCGATACGAACGCCACGCCGACATCTTCACCGCATTCCATAAAATAGCCGTCAGCCTCATCTGCTGGCGATTCGTCCAAAGATGGTTCTGTCATCTTATCCGGTGTGGCCAGGAACAGCGTTTAAGAGAATCGCATAGCAAGATGAAGCGCGTGCGGATACATACCTGAATATGCAATTCCGCTATGATTGATCTTGAACGGGGTACTTTGATAAGCATGAGGTCAGAAACTCTTCTGGCGAGAAAATTCATGCGTTTTCGGCTTTCTCTCCTGGTGGCGGCTGTTCTCGTGACAAGCGGTTGCGCGAGCACGGCTCCAAAAGCCGTGCAGACAGCCACCGGAGAAAAGGTAAGCATCGGATATAATGGTGCTATCCATCAAGGGAATGGCTGGTTTGTTCAGGTGACCGAACAAGACGGAAAATGGAAAATCGTTGAGGTCACGGCCAAGCCAGAACGACGCTGGAAGGAGGAGAATGAAATCCTCTGGGTAAGGCGTGATCGCAAGTCGATCGAGCCTGCGTTTGAGACCAATATGGGCTATAAGCCGTCAGTCAATGAAATCGAGTGCAGTCCATTGTTGGATAAGCATACGCAGTATGATGCGTGCAACAGTCGACTAACTAAGGTTAACGTTGGCCGGAGCATTGGAAAGAACGTCCTTGCGGCCGCTATGACCCTCGGCATGGCAAGTGGGACGAACCGTGGAATCGATCACGACCTGATTCATCAGATCATGAAGGACACGGAACTGCTCGACGCTCTTACTAAACCCGAATACATGAACGTTCTCAAAATCGAAGACACCAACCAGACCATCATACAGGAGAGCCGGCGCGCAACCATCAACGATCGGGCCGCCGTCCTGAACGCACGGCTCAAGGTCCCCGATCAGGTAGCACGAGGGCTTGCGGTCACGATGAGCCAGGCTGCGTACACAGCCCTGCGCCGGCAGGAGAAATACAGAGTTTCCCACGGCTCCCCCCAAGGGATTGGTGATCTGGCATATTCAGAAGTCGCGGAAGCAACCGCAAGCAATACCCATTGCGCGATGGTCAAAGGTTCTATCAATATCCATGGCTACAGCGCTCAAGGAAGCCTTTATATCAACCCAAAGGAAACGCGGTCTGTTAGCGCACTATATTGTACTCTCGACGGTACGCCGTGGTCGGAAACGAACAACGCCATGTGCATGCAAGCCGATGGCAAGCGCATTTGTGACAATTACTTCGCGGTGGCACGTTGAGGCGTCGTCACCTTAACTATATCATTACCCGATAATACAGGTCGTTCCTTTTATTTCAACCGCAACCGGGAGAAAGCCTCTGGACCTCCAATTGCAGATCAGGGGCAGATGGATCTGCTAGTTTCTCAAATGCCTTCCCTCGCCCCTACCTGGACCACACCATGCCCAACGGATTGAAGGAGATCTTCCCCGACTTTGCCCTGACGCGGTCCGGCGCCGTGATCCACCTCGCGGTGATCGGCTTCACGGATCGGCTGGAACGGTTCGCCGCTTGGCTCCCCGACGTCGCGCCTACAGCGTCGCACCGATCGACGATGTTCGATTATGAGGTCTTCGGCGCCAGGAAGAAGGAAGATGTGTTCGACCTTTATGACCACATCCTGCGGATCGAGTTTCCGGCGGAGGCGGAGGCGATTGCCTTCGCCGATTACTGCGGCCAGGACCTATTCGCCAAGAAACCGGCCTACAAGCGGAACTTGGTGCCGTTGAAGTCGAAGCCGAAAACTGTTGCTCCGACGAGCGGCATCGCTCTGCCACTCTTGCGATCAGTGCCTATCCGGGGCTGCGGACAGGATAAGCCGTTCTTGCACGAGGTGGGTGTGGCGGCCGCCCTCGTTTGCAACGAGATCGACCAGCGCGCGGCTACCATCCGGCTTGGCCTGAGCGGACGGGTCGCACTGCGGCGTCGACTGGTCAGGATCGGATGGCTGGCGACTTGGCCGGCTCGCGCGAAAGTCGTGACATACTGCTGCTACCTGTAGGCCGCTGCACTCGACGCCAGCCGGCTGGTGTCATTCTGGAGTCCGCCGGAGGAAGCGCGCCTTTCGGGACCGCTCCCAGTGGCCAGCGGGATCGGTCGCCGCTTCACGCCAGAAGGTGCGCCACTTGACGTAGCGCGAACTGGCGGCCGCCAGGGCAGCGTCCAAGGCGCCGTATCGAAACAAGGCGGCATTGGCCATGCTGACGATCAGCGGGTTGGGGTGCATGCGCCCTTCCACGTCCTGCGCCAGGAGCCGCTGTACCGTTTCCTCCTCACCGGATCCCAGGTCGTCAGCGATCAGCGTCAAAGCCATGGCGGCACTCCATGAGACGCCGTGGAGACAGTGGACCACCACCCTGCCCTCCGGCTTCTGCTCCCGTATCCGCCGACCGAACTCAATGACGGCGGAGACGTCGTCCATGGTCGGACCTCGGAAAGAACCGTAGACGGGAATCGCGATGTCGTCGAACAGTAGCGCCAGAAGGGCATCGACATCGCCGAGCGTCGCCTGTGCACAGGCGAGGTCGAGATCCGCCACTGAAATGTCGGATGCAGTTCCGCGGATGGACACGATCGCGTCGGCGCCCTCGAATCCGCCGTCGAGCACGGCTTGCTGTGACAGGACCCTTAACTCCATGTCCCCCCAACCACCGTTCACTTATCGGCTGATCTTACGCAGGGCGCGACAAGACACCAGTCGGATAGCAACACCGGAAGCGGACCGACCGGGGTGTTTTTCTCGGCGGCTCGCTCCTCCCGGACATGGAGAAGCCGCTTGCCGACGCAGTCACCAGTGGCACACTGTTCCGCAACCGTCCCTTATGGGATGGACCGGTCCGATAGAGCAGTCGGGTTCGGCTTTGATTAGGGATGGCAACAGATGCTGCTAAAGACAATCCATTGGGACGACCGATTGTGCACAATGAAGGAGCACAATCAATGTCCCGTACCTTCCGTCGCCGACGCGACGTCATCCAGCGCCAGCGTGAGATCGACTGGTATTTTCAGCCGTGGGAACATGGCGAGGATGAACCGAATTGGAAGCGCTACGTAGAGAAGGGCTGGCGGATCGGAGGCCGCCGCTTCCGCCGTGATGCCACTGCCATCGATGAGAGCCTAGTCGTCCTCCACCTGATTGCGTACTTCCACCGCGAAAGCCGGCCCGGCGAGCGCAGTGCTCCAGCCCACTTTCGGCGGACCTACAACGCCCGAAACCGGTACGCCGACCGCAGCGCCATCCATCGGGCTCTCGCCTGTGGCGATGACAACATTGTGCTCCCGGTCCGGTGCCGTTCTGTGAACTGGGATTGGTTCTAAGGAATGAGGGGCGGGCTTCGGCTCACCCTTCCTCACCACCATCGAAAACGTCGTTGGTTTCGATCGCATCAACGGCCACGCTATCATCGTGTCATTCTTGACCCGCTCCTACTCCTGGAACAGGAGCGGGTCGATCCTCAACCGTATCTGCTGTCGTGACGCTGTTGCTATTTGCAACACCCCTTCCCTCTTTCACTACTCCTTCGCTCAGGATGCAGGCATTCGCAGATGCGCCCATGGCGGGTAGTCGGTTTCAGCCATCACAGCCGTTTCTTGACGAATGTGGGCGCTACCTGTATCCAAGGTTCAAACGTCACTTTTGATCGGAGCCGGGCTTGCTAGGGGATAATGTGAAGGCGTTCCGCGAGCGCCTTGGCTTAAGCCAGCCCGAATTCGCGGCATGGCTCAACGAACGGCTCAATCGCCGCTACGACAAGCAGAAGGTCAGCGGCTGGGAGCGCGGATCCGACAAGCCGCCGCAGATCGTGGTCGATCTGCTACATCGCGAGATCGCCGGCCTCGGCGTGAAGCACGGCCCTGCCTTGGTCGTTTCCGTCAGCAACCAGAAAGGCGGTGTAGGTAAAACGACGACCAGTGTGAATACCGCGACCATGCTCGCCCAGAGCGGGCATAAGGTGTTGCTGATCGACGCCGATCCCCAGGCCAGTGCCACGATCCACCTTGGCTTCAACGCAATCGACCTGCACCGCCAGGGTCGCACGCTCGACGCCGTACTCCGGAAGGAAACCACCCTCGCCGATGTCGTGCTGAGCGTGGAAGACACCGGCCTCGACATCGTGCCGTCGAGCATCCGGCTGGCCAAGGTGGAGGGTGAACTGCAAGGACAAGTCACCGGCATCTTCACGCTTCGCAAGGCCCTCGCTCCGCTCCGCGAAACCTACGACTTCGTCGTGATCGATACTCCGCCGCACTTGGCGCAGATGACCATGAATAGCCTGACAGCATCCGACACCGTCCTCATCCCCTGCCAGACCGAACTTATGTCGGTACTCGGCATTGAGTACATACTGGAATCGATCTCGGACATCCGTGATACCGTCCAGTCGACGCTGACGGTGCTCGGGATCCTGCCGACGATGTTCAACCAACGCCTCACCCAGGATCGGGAGTCGCTGCTGGAACTGCAGAAAGCGTATTCGGGAACCACGCGGATCTTCGATCCGCTTCCGCGCGCCACGGTCTATAGCCAAGCGTTCGCGGCCGGGCAGGCGGCCGTGAGCGCGGTGTCGAACGCCGCCGGCGCCGATTCCTTGCGTACCGTCGCCGATGCCCTTGTAGCCGAGCGCACCAAGCGCTTCGGCCTCCGTATGAGCGAGGTTGCCCATGTCGCGTAAACTCGGACGGACCAACAGCGCGATGCTGGGCGCCCTGCGCGAAGGCCGCGAGAACAAGCCTGTTGGGGAGAGCGCCCTCCCCGTCTCGTTTCAGAACCGGAACGGCCGCACAGCCCAGGTCGAGGTGGACTCGATCGCCACGAACCCCGACCAGCCGCGTCGCGATTTCGACAAGGCCGAGTTGACGGCGCTCACGGAGTCCATCGAGCGTTATGGCTTGCTTGAGCCGATCGGCGTGAAGCCGCTCCCCAATGGGCTGTACCAACTCGCCTACGGTGAGCGGCGCCTGCGCGCTGTCCGCGCATTGAGCCAACCGACCGTTACCGCCGTCGTTCTTGATGCAGATGCGCCTGCCGACGAGATCGCGCTCGTCGAGAACCTGCTTCGCTCCGACCTCAGCCCCTTCGAGACCGCGGATGGCTTCGCCCGCATCATGGAGACGCGGGGCTGGTCGCAAGGCGACATCAGCAAGCATTTCGGCATCGCGAAGTCGGAGGTCTCAAGGACCTTGAAAATTCTCGATCTGCCTGCCCGGATCCGCGAGGAATACCTCCAGGTCCAGGTCCCGATGAAGGTGCTGAGGGACATCGCCGGCCTGAAGGACGACACGGCCCAAACCGCCGCCTGGGAAAGAGCGAAGCGCACCTATGCCGGCGCCCAGTTCGAGCCTGGGGAAGGCACCAAGGCACCGAAGACGAAGGCACGACGCTCTTCCGAGGACCCTGCCGAGATCGCACACTCGACCCTACCGAAGCGCATCGCCCGAAGCGTTCTAACGACGCGCGATGCCTTGGTCTCCCTGCGGACAGAGCCGACCGGCAAGCCGTTGGCCGATACGGACCGCACGATGCTCCGGGAAATGCGGGACGCCATCGATGCCCTGCTCGTTGACGAGCCGATAGGATGATCTGCAGCATGGGCCGGGTGGTGCTAATTGCAACACCGCGGCGACAGCGGGAGCGCTTTGGCCAGCGTTGCAATTAGCAACGTTACCGCCATCTCACGGGCACCAAGTTTCCGGTGCCCTGCCCTTTCAACCTAACGAATGGCGAAGACCGAAGAGTTTTCCAGGGGCATGGCATGACAGAAACTGATCGGCTGCTTGCACTCTCGACCGACGATGTCGAGCGCGATTTCGTGGCTGCAATGGTGCCCTTAATCCAGAACGCCCATAACGGCAGGCGCTCACTTCACTGGCGGACGCCGATGGCCTACCTACTGAACCATGGCCAGTCCTGGGCTCCCGTTCCGTTACCTACCTCCATCATGCATGGAGCGCTATCAGACTGCTTCACGAATGCTTGGAAGACCGTACAAACGCAGCCAGACCTGCGGTATGTCGAAGGCTACGGTTACGATCCTGACATAGGTTT includes:
- a CDS encoding TnsA endonuclease N-terminal domain-containing protein codes for the protein MDESNGDNAKISRQYGSLSRLMLPDGSTILLMNFDQFFAALNVLLEEIEPQETRSIIRLYLGLPEKGAVRTMAAVARMLEVKPGRVKSSLSEGRRKLRHKIKFRKTTEAGLIAEMRSEITVDRDLAKALFDWLYKGKPASNPAMQVRFVLQIMSEKSVGKNSFSTLASSVSAEIRTGSTHLSPRTPEQFVERLLSQAWFPDSDHPPTVPPAGEKPARDIPRLDHKHSFRCLRLPRESLNRRALGVGISGSKVGRFRSKRDGYNLVPHESKAERAYIEQIDSASTVDWYRVQPLAISYRALGSERVYYPDLMLRMNDGRVLVVEVKSALEICTIDTLRKAVAGRRYCKANGWGYLLADEAGLGVGQLMKYPVPPVERLADFIPAVDETGIKRQDFMSRFPAVGRLRGQELIALLLQNDLVLQREPSWLIRRVPAEFGWKSLLPQEASAPASPVKST
- a CDS encoding AAA family ATPase produces the protein MKAFRERLGLSQPEFAAWLNERLNRRYDKQKVSGWERGSDKPPQIVVDLLHREIAGLGVKHGPALVVSVSNQKGGVGKTTTSVNTATMLAQSGHKVLLIDADPQASATIHLGFNAIDLHRQGRTLDAVLRKETTLADVVLSVEDTGLDIVPSSIRLAKVEGELQGQVTGIFTLRKALAPLRETYDFVVIDTPPHLAQMTMNSLTASDTVLIPCQTELMSVLGIEYILESISDIRDTVQSTLTVLGILPTMFNQRLTQDRESLLELQKAYSGTTRIFDPLPRATVYSQAFAAGQAAVSAVSNAAGADSLRTVADALVAERTKRFGLRMSEVAHVA
- a CDS encoding ParB/RepB/Spo0J family partition protein, with product MSRKLGRTNSAMLGALREGRENKPVGESALPVSFQNRNGRTAQVEVDSIATNPDQPRRDFDKAELTALTESIERYGLLEPIGVKPLPNGLYQLAYGERRLRAVRALSQPTVTAVVLDADAPADEIALVENLLRSDLSPFETADGFARIMETRGWSQGDISKHFGIAKSEVSRTLKILDLPARIREEYLQVQVPMKVLRDIAGLKDDTAQTAAWERAKRTYAGAQFEPGEGTKAPKTKARRSSEDPAEIAHSTLPKRIARSVLTTRDALVSLRTEPTGKPLADTDRTMLREMRDAIDALLVDEPIG